Below is a window of Camelina sativa cultivar DH55 chromosome 11, Cs, whole genome shotgun sequence DNA.
TGTGCAACATGTGAACCGCTGCTTCAAACGAAACAatccaaaactttaaaaaagattttttttttgttgaaaattaaCAAACCCAACTGTTGAACTTGAATTACTATTGAACTTTATATAACGAAAACGTATAAAACCTAAAATagtatttctcttttgttttttccaagAGATGGGAAACGAAAACACATGGTTATAATTAAGTCTAAAATCATGAAGAaggaagattaaaaaaagacCCCAGGAGTTTAGATGAACTTAAAAACACACATatacttaaccaaaaaaaacttatttctcTCCTCttataaaatcatcatcattatcatctgCTAAACAAAAGGATCTTCTTCCTGTTCTTCcttgatcatcttcttgttAAACTAAGTCGGATCTTTTATTAAACGGTGTAGTGACCAGCTGTCTCGATGTCAAGTCCCTTTAGCTTCACCACTGACTCTACGTGTCCTTTAAGCGTATGGAGTTCCCTAAGCCTGTaaagcaaacacacaaaaagccCTAACGTTAGCTTGACTCATAAGGaacataagtttttttctttttttaagtcaTCCATTACCTTGCGATCTCAGCTCGTCTCTTGGCTTGATTTGCAATCTCGGACAGTTCCCTGTAACCACCTTTCTCTGGGAGAACGTTGGCTGTTTCAGTGTTCTGGAGACCGTGTAATGTCCTCTGCGCATGAGCCCATTGTGCTTCTCTCTCCTCGATTCCATAGTTTTGCTTAGTGGTAAACgcagtctgtttttttttttttacagagagATTTTGTTTGATCTTAGAAATCAcattttagaagaagaaaggacCAGAGTACAAAAAGAGTAAATTAAGAAAGCAAAACGTACCTTGTTGTCAATGAGATTGTTCCAGGCTGTTCCGGCTAGTATATAACGGATTGCGAACTTCATTATGTCTAATGGAAAGTAAAAGACAATACTGAAAAGCCAGATAACTCCAGCCCACCCCCATCCTATTCCTTTGATTCTTGCAAATTCCCAACTCCCGTAAACCGCAATCAATGTTGCAATCTACAAGGTCAAGTTTATGAATCATTGAAGAGAGTTTATAATGAattaaagaggaagaagaagaagaagaagaaacagtaTCATGTTTAAATGCTTACCGCTTGTGCTACCCAGAAAGCAATTAGCAAGAGATATCCAGGACGTTCTGCAAAAGACCAGCCTCTAGATCGAGTGACGAAGATAAGAGCTTGGCTCACAATACTGACTTGCAAGTATAAAGCTGACATCATTTCATGGTCGCTGCCTCTTATGTCTTTCACGTGGAACGTTCTCTATaaattcacaaacaaaaaaaaacaaaaaacagagttaaTGCTTGTGTGACAAGTAATTGTGAAGAgatatttgtttatatgttatgtACCGGGAAGAAATCGGTTTTGTATGCAGCCCAGAAGAAAATAACAGTCACTATAGCCATGTAGCCTCCAAGAACAACGCCAGTTGCGAAGATTTCTTTAAGTTTCCAGCTATCTGGTGTAGGAGAAGGCTTGACTCTGTCCTTTGAGATTGTCATAATAGTTCCTGTTGAGTAGTACGTAGTATGAATGATGTTAATTATGTTAGCCTTCTATTGAAATAGTTGttgtaaagagaagaaaactaaCCATCGTTTAATATAGCAATGATCAAAACCATGAATGGTGAAAAGTCGAACTTCCATATCAGAGCAATGAGCATGAAACCAAACTGTAAAAAGGCACAAAGAAAGAGATTATGAACAGATGATATTTAAGAACGCATACAAGATTGGTTACTTACCACAATACGGATGGTAATTGAGACTGCATAAATCTGTTTAAAATAAGATCAGAAAACATAATCAGAACAAGTGATACTGGTGAAAAGGTTCTAAGAAAGTTATAAAGCTTAGATTAAGAGAACATGGCTTACTGTGTAGTTCTTCATTCTCTGGAAGATGGCTCTACTCGTTAGAACCGCGCTGATGATCACACTGAGACCTGGCTCGGTAAGGACGATATCAGAAGCACCTCTAGCAGCGTCAGTTGCATCAGCGACAGCGATACCTATGTCAGCTTTCTTCAACGCAGGAGCGTCATTCACACCATCTCCTGTCATACCACAGATATGCTTCTTTTCTTGCAACTTCTTCACAATTTCGTATTTGTGCTCTGAATGGATTTggtaaaagaaacaaaggacAAATGTTACAGAGAGAAGAGCAAGTTTGTGTTTCGAAACAAGATATGAAAAAGGTCTTCAACCAACCTGGGAAGACCCCAGCAAAGCCATCAGCTTTTTCAATCAACTCCTCAACAGGAAGGTGAGCAATGGCTTCGTCTTTGTGGTTACCGAGTAAAGAAGCGGATGGGTACATGTTTGTTCCCATTCCAAGTCTACGTCCAGTCTCTTTCGCAATAGCAAGTTGATCACCTATTTAAAACCAATGGAAACATAAGTAAGAAATTTAAGAGTGTTTTCACACAAAGCAAATAGTAATGTTTTAGATGTAAACCAGTAATCATCTTGACGTTGACACCAAGTTCTAGAGCTCTTCTTATGGTTTCTGCACTATCATGTCTTGGAGGATCAAACAAAGGCAACACACCAACGAACTCCCATGGACTACCagagctttcttttgttttctcaggtACAGTCTGatacaaaagaaacacaacATTTCACATCAACtcttttcatattgtttcttccTTTAAATTTGTTACAAgatgtaaaacaaattttctcaCCTGTCTTGCAACAGCTAAGGACCTGAGTCCACGCTCAGCGTACTTATCTATTGCAGAGTGGACTCTCTTCCTCAAATCAGGTCTCGCGTTGCAGAGATCAAGAATCTGAAATCATAATATAGTTAGCTTTTTCGGTTAATCATTAAAGAGAGACACAACAAGTAACTTAAAGTACAAAGAAACCATCAGTTCTAGTTACCTGCTCGGGAGCTCCTTTGCTTACTCGGTGCCAGTTTCCGTTGCCATCGATATACGTCAAAGCGGTTCGCTTATCAACTGGATTGAATGGAAAGAAGTGAATCTCTCTAATTCCAGCTCTTGCCTGAAAGAAACCAACAAATGAGAACAGAACATTCCGTGTTCTTCAAgaataaaaacagagttttatatGTATACCTCTTTTGGATCAGCAAGCATTCCAACCATAGCAGCATCAATAGCATCTTGATTCTCAACTCTTGAAGCCCTAGCAGCAAAAAGCAAAACCTCATCTTTCTCAACGCCTCTAGCACAAACCTCAATCAGATTCTTGTCAACACTAAGCTTGTTCAAGGTCAAAGTCCCGGTTTTATCGCTGCACAGAACATCCATACCAGCCATCTCTTCAATAGCGGTCATACGTTTTGTGATAGCTCCTTGCTGAGACAACTTGTGAGATCCAATAGCCATTGTCACAGACAAGACAGTAGGCATTGCAATAGGGATCCCACCAATCAAAAGAACAAGAAGGTTGTCGATTCCGTCTCTGTAGTGTCTGCGTTGGATCGGATACATCACAATGAGCTCAATCACAATACCAACAGCTATGGAACATATACAGAAGTTTCCAATCGCCGTAAGAACTTTCTGGAAATGTCCAACTTGGTTTGTGCTGTCGACAAGATGAGCCGCTTTACCGAAGAAGGTATGGACTCCAGTGGCAATCACAACCGCTTCAATCTCACCTTGCTTGCACGTAGAACCAGAGAAAACTTCTTCTCCTGGACCTTTCGTTGCGGGAAGGGATTCACCGGTTAGAGCAGACTGATCTACTTTTAAAGCATCGCCTTCAAGAAGACGTGCATCAGCAGGAATGATGTCACCTAGCTTGATGCTCACGATATCTCCAGGAACAAGAATTGAAGCTTCTTGCTCTGACCATTTGCCATCTCTTAGAACCTGcgtaacaaaacaaataatattaaaaccTTGAGGTTATATATAGCTTCAAGATTGTATCAAACACAAATAGGAGTTTGAAGAGAGAGACCTTAGTTTTGGGAGCAAGACCAGCCATAAGAGCAGCAGCAGCATTTCCAGCATTGTTTTCTTCGATGAAACTGATGGTTGAGTTGATAACCAAAAGACAAACAATACCGACAAAATCTTGCCAGTCCGGTGGCTTTCCACCGCCATTAGCCAAAGCAATAGCCATAATTGCAGCTGCTTCCATGACCCAAGAGAGAGGGTTCCACATAAAACCCAAGAACTTGAGTAATTTGCTTTCCTGTTAAACGAAAACACACACCAACAAAACACAGTTAGTGACTTATGACTTTTTAACTATGTTTAAACCAAAACTACATAACATGCTTTGTTACCTTCTTCTCCTCGAGTTTGTTGGGACCAAAGATCTGGAGTCTGTTTTCTCCTTCTGCCCCAGACAAACCTTCTCTTGAACATTTCAACTGCTGGAACACTTCTTCAATTGGGATTTTCTCCTGCAAGATAAACACAATAACGATTCAATGATCTCAAAAAGTGTAAATTATTTAATCTTCTTCTACACAAACAGTATAATAACCTTTTAcccccacacacacacacacaaaaaaaaaaaataataaaaaaaaaaaaaaaaaaaaaaaaaaaaaaaaaaaaaaaaNTAAACAGCATGCAGATTTCTAAATTTCTAAGTTAGAAGATGAAAAGACCATTATCTTTTAATTAGCGTATGATAATAAGTCTCAGAGGCCCAATTGAATTAAAGGCCCAATGGCACGGAACGTATAAAAAATAGGGGCAAATCTGTCAATATAAGATGGGATCTTAAATTGAGTCCTGATTTTGAAGATTGGAGTTTACTAGTTTAGTATTTATCTAGGGAAGTGATTAAACGGTTGATAATGCGATTTCCCGTGAgtatgaaaattccaaaaaaacgTACTAATTAACACCCAATATTTTGACTAAAACTTATCTAAGAAAATCTCAAAATTAGGTAAACTCATTAAGAAAGAATCATGTGAAAGTAAAAGagtacttttattaaaaaaataataatacttttcGCTTTATTTGGTAACtaaataacataattataactaaatattCTGGTGATTCTGCGATTTGTATAGACTAGTGCAATGGCAAAATCtagtaggaaaaaaataaataaagaaaaagccaaaaaggtACCCAACAAAATCTGAgatcaatattaaaattttatttttttgtcatggaTTCTTTTCTCATCGctaaatgaaaccaaaaaaaaaaaaaaaacactcaagcTAAACATGAAATCAAAACGTTCAATGATCTAATCGATGTAAAGAGAATTATGTTTGTAGAACCCTAAGTAGATCGAATCGTTAAGTAAAAAACATAACACAGAACTAAACTTTTCTCTCGTTAACAATCTAAAACGAACGTAACGAAACTAAACAAAGAGTAAAGAGAAGAAGTTCATACCAGATCAATATTCTCGTTCACGATATCCTCGAGCCCACTCGCCATCTTTCCTCTCTTCTGCCGCCTAGCGTCGTCAAACcatacacaaaaatacaaaaatcgtTATAAACTATATTCGCAAAAGCTGCGGAAGAACCAAGCAAATAAAGTAACGATAACGAAGCTATATTCCAaactttgaaaaaataaaaaaataaaaagagagaaagagaaatcaaagttGAAACGAACCAGATTCTTCGGAGTGAAGGTGGACTACGTTAGGCTTATTTGGTGGCGCGCTCTATTTATATGCATATCTCCCTTACCCGACGTCGTATATCACCTCTATTTTATTCTGACatttatcgtttttttttttgttaattgaagATTATTATCGCTTTGTCAAAGAGATAATTTAggcattttaaatatttatcactttgacttgtttttttttttatgtcattaatatattaaattctGTCAGATTTTTTTAAGTATGACTATCTGAGAGACCAGGTCCTCGTTCTGTTATTGAATTTCATTGAGGAGGACACTTTTGTCTAATCATGTCCTACGGTTCATATTAATATCTCTCTCGATTTATTATGAAGTTTTCTTCCTTATGTAGTCAAATAAATCTTATTAAAttgacaaaataatattttaaaaaatcttattactttgattaaaaaaacattaatattctcttgattttttttttacataaattattttaatttctttcaagATAGTCATAATAAACCAACAAATATCCTCATTAATCGTTTTAATTATCttgagataaaataaaataagtattacTATACATTGAATTGAAAATTTCtttcgaaaaaaataaataatatttagattGTTGCAATTTTTACCTTCCAACATACATGATATAATAATGCAAATCTAAATATTGTAAAacaggaaaaaataaatcaaactgCCTTATTTTGAAAGAGCAACGGCGTTAATTTCTGGTATAGATGACATATTTTACGGTGATGGTTCTGTTACTAACTATGGTAAAAAAAAGGTTGATGGTCTAGTAATCTCGTGACACGTGCCTATTCTTAAGCTGTGGCTGTTACAGAAGACTGATTCTTGAAAAATAAGATTGCTTTTAAAGCTTTCtgtaaaaggaaaaacaaataagCTTTTGTTAAAATTTCTTTGCtctgacgacaaaaaaaaaagattgttttgcTCTTCTGACATGTAccagagaaccaaaaaaaaaaattagtttaaaaaggAATTATATtctataaccaacaaaaaaaattataattcaacaACTAACTATTCTAATCATAAAAAGCTAATATACActatttaaactataatatatactatattatctTTGCTATCACTACCATCCCCAACTCCTACCACCTCCCTACCACCGCCAACCCCACCCCTAAAACCATACTTCCCACTTCCTACAACCATCCGGTGgccaccaccatcaccactaGGGTTCTCAATGTACTATCttttaaggtttagatttcTCCAATTACTAACGCCAGACCACCGCCAGACACCGCCGGAGAACCACCAGACCACCGCCAGACCACCGTCAAAGAACTACTGTCGGAGAACCGCCGGAAAACCGCCGGACCATCGCCGGAGAACCGCTGGACCATCGCAGAGAATCGTCGGACCACCGCCGGAAAACCGCCAGACCATCGCCGGACCGCCGCCGGAGTACCGCAGTCTCACTGCCGAACCACCGTCCACTACCACCGCCGTTCATCCCTATCCACCACTatccttaaaccaaaaaacccaaaataataattttgccTTACCCTTATTctacttttctaatttttttgaatagatggatatattatttgttagttcttttttttgctaCTGAACTAATTCACCCTAATTTAAATGACAtacgtttatttatttttttgtcaacggtGTCAATAATAAGATCATCTTTTTCTTCGCAATCGATTTATACAAATCTATGTGTAGAGAAAATAGcgtaaacatatattatagtgaTATTTTGGAACGTTTTACCATAATGTATAGTTTGGTAAGTAGTCTTTTAACCTTTATCCCTTAGCTGTAATCTTTCTTTCAAGTAGGTGTTATCTACATTTCTACTAATCTAGATACAAAACATATAATCTTTATGAAAAAGATTTAGAAATAATAAGTTGGATTGTGGGGAGTGGGGACGAATTACGCAGCGTTGCAACATATGTAACGTAAAATGATGGTTCGTACAACCTCTCACGTACACAATCCACTCAAAGTGACGTAGTTTCTTTGGCCTTTGCCTTTGATGCATCTCATGCTCTCCAGGTCCCACGAACCTACCTCAGTCGCAAACGCATCTTAATTTGCTTCGTAAAGGTTATTagtttgccccaaaaaaaaaaggttattagttttttttgctaaacacACTCAAAAGTcttaaaattagaatattacattattttgcTCAAAAAAGTTCCTTGGGCTTTTCTAAATCTACATACACAatttcaatgtttttaaaaaattatactttaacCGTATGATATGTATTAAACACTTTTCAGCTTTCAACGATACAGTATACTGTATATGTGTATGAACAAACATGTTTTCCACATTCCAACCTATGTCATTTTATGGTTAACTAGCAACTCGCTACCACCTGATGTGCAAAAATCACACTTCGAAATTTCTTTAGCCTATATGATCTCTACTCATGTTATCGCCAATGCAACATGAGCAGTATACTAAAACTTGTAATCTTGTTATTGCCAACCGTAACATGAGTAGAAAATCGATGATGCATAATTATAACCATACCATGTGGCCAGAAAGAAAGACTAGCGAATTTATTCGAACCAAACATAGTGAAGAggtctttttttctctttctttctttcaatccTCTCCTTGGCTTTTagtatactttttcttttggtaaattTACGTTtcatctttaatatttttattttatatttatattttctattcaGTTTTGTTGATAATAGATTTTCTTGAACGAACAAGgttctataataataataataataataataataataataataaataataaataaaaaaggataaacaaaacacatgatAATAGAATCTAATAAacaatatatggagaaataaaCGCTAGGCGATGAGTAAATGTTGAAATCGAATCATATACAAGAGGTGCTTGTTGGAAGATCGTTGGACCAACGCTGATTGCGATATTCATGTTCGTATTCTCAATAGTAGTATAGTAAATCTTAgaaaactactatatatacatgaatttATCTTAAAAACATTCACGGTATTATggaattttatttctttcacagtttgtaaaaaagaaaaaaaggaatacaATAGTGGGGGATTTTAGCATCTCGTCGAAGATATGAATGGATAGAGAATTTTGCAAAAGTGTAAAGAAACAACCGACCAAACCCACTTGTTCTCTCACGtccttttttatataagttGAAATATCTCTagaaatcaagttttatttcaaattgtaatacacaaaaatatgtatttaaaactacaaaattgtatgatttttttaaagggccaatataaatatataataacgtgtttagtaattttttttttttttgcaaatagcATCATAGAGAAGAAGTTATaagtttaatttataaattgacAATCAATTTTTATCTTGATTTTGTTGTATGAATTCATAACTCATAAGTAACCATGTCAATTCGTTTTCATTAAAGAAGATagactttaaataaaaaagttcaaggCTCAACGAGAGTATAAGGAATTCATATAGGCATGGCGTAAAAGGATATTGAATGTTACTAAGCTTACCCAACAATACTTTAGTAAGCCCCAAAAATTGATATTTGTCCTATTAGTTGAGGTTATAACTTTTAACTTAGCTTTATTATTGTTGATGTCAAAAGTAAACCTGCTACGGTTTCAAAATCAGTTTGCACCTATGATTTTGTACCATACCGAACCGACATGATATAACCAGTTATTATGAAAAGTTGTTGTTCAAGTTTCAACTAAATCCACTACATATCTATTGATGTAACTAGTTTTGTCtagcatttattaaaaaaaacattgcaaagAAAACTAAAGGATAAACAACTGACATTTTAGAGGGTTTCCGAAAGTGTAAAAGCAAATAGAAAGCTCGGACAGTTCAATAAGAAGAAACACATTTGAACGGTGAAATTTAGATTTGGCTTTGTGATTATATCAAACGTAAACAAATTCTGAACCAATTTTATTGCTAACttggatcaaaatatgtaagtatTGGAACGCTTCCAATTGTTTCTAAAAACAACACTTTTGTGTGTTGGCCAACAATATCATTGAATATCGAAGTatccattttctttttgaaaaattatattactaaaaaaataggaaattaaGAAAATGGTAAATGGGGTTTTTCCCATAGTGAGCAAGATGAACACAAGTTAGAGTTTAGGCTGTTTTATGCCAGTAATACAATGAAGTGAATGTTTCTAtataaagatgttttttttatgtggatatttaattctataaataaaaatcaattttttgtcatataaactatttttcgatattcttaatttgtatttttgaggTGTTAACCAAAACTATTGcaatgaatttgttttcaacaaaatcattggTCAGTTCAGTTACTAGtaccaaataaattattttttcactactaattcaaaatttaaacctataaatatatttgcaaAAAATTCCATATCTACTTCTTAGGAAATTGTTATGAATTTCAATCACATAATCTCATTTATTACTGGACTATTAATATTATGGGCTTAGACATGAGCCCACAAAATATGAGAAGTAACCTTCATCTAAAAAAACCAACGGGCGTTTTATCTACTTGACCCGACAGAGAATTTTGGATCCGGATAAAACCCGACCCGATAAAAACCCAATTAGCTCATACGGCCGAGATTTTTCCACCAAACTCGACGGTTACCACTCGTTTCTTTGTCCACcatcttccctctctctctctctctcataccttttttcccaaaaaaaaattccgattATCTAACGCCggattgtttttactttttaatcgCCGTCTTCATAATCTCCGGCGCGACTGAATTTTGTCTAGTAACTCTTTGAAAAATTTTATGGAGTGGGACAGTGGTTCCGATCTAAGCGCCGATGATGCTTCGTCAGCTgcggatgatgaagaagagggagGTCTTTTCCCCGGCGGAGGACCAATTCCGTATCCAGTTGGTAATTTGCTTCATAGGGCGCCTTGTGGATTCGTTGTTACCGATGCTGTTGAGCCTGACCACCCTATTATCTATGTCAACACTGTTTTCGAAATGGTTACTGGGTATCGTGCTGAGGAGGTTCTCGGAGGNATATTATGGGCTTAGACATGAGCCCACAAAATATGAGAAGTAACCTTCATCTAAAAAAACCAACGGGCGTTTTATCTACTTGACCCGACAGAGAATTTTGGATCCGGATAAAACCCGACCCGATAAAAACCCAATTAGCTCATACGGCCGAGATTTTTCCACCAAACTCGACGGTTACCACTCGTTTCTTTGTCCACcatcttccctctctctctctctctctctctctctctcatcccttttcccaaaacaaaaaaattccgATTATCTCACGCCGGATTGTTTTCAATCGCCGTCTTCATAATCTCCGGCGCGACTGAATTATAGTCTGGTAActctttgaaaattttcatggAGTGGGACAGTGGTTCCGATCTAAGCGCCGATGATGCTTCGTCAgctgctgatgatgaagaagagggagGTCTTTTCCCCGGCGGAGGACCAATTCCGTATCCAGTTGGTAATTTGCTTCATAGGGCGCCTTGTGGGTTCGTTGTTACCGATGCTGTTGAGCCGGACCACCCTATTATCTATGTCAACACTGTTTTCGAAATGGTTACTGGGTATCGTGCTGAGGAGGTTCTCGGAGGAAATTGGTTAGTcgttttaatgttattttatagtGGTTTAGGGTTCGGAATTGATGCGAGGAGTTTCTTAGTAGCTCACTTTTCTTGTATTTGCTATGCCGAGTTTTTTGGCTACTTGGTGGAGTTTTGATTAAGGAAGGATCGTGTTAGTTTGAGTATAGGTGAGGAACGTAGAGTTGATTGCCAAGCGAATTACGTTGGAATTTATAGATATTGGTAATCTGAAGTTGCTTCTGGGGGATGATCACTTGAATTCGTAGCTTTAGTACGGAGGTTTTGGTGGAATGAAAACGAAGAGATGTCTTGTTAGATAACCATAGGTGACTTTTCGGAATTGTAGAGAACCCTTGGACATATCTGTTTGTGCGCCTCAATATTATGTGCTTAGGAGGCAATTCAGACGGTTACTCTGTGATTGTGATATTAGTCGAGCTGTTTTAGTTGCTCTTCGTGTTAAGCAAACTGggaggtgtatatatatatatatgggtctGCAGTGATAAATCAAGCTATCCCTGTGTAGTTTTTTAGGGGTCATAGGCTCATAGCTAACTTAGCTAAGACAAGAATATCTTTAGGTTACTTAACGTGTAGTGAACCAATGACTAGTAGGTTCATTTAAAAAGATTAAGCCCAGTTCGTGTGGTTATATGTTAGTTTGCCATGGGACAAGTGGTTGTAGGTTCCCTCTTTTCTTCATATTGATAAGCTTAAAGTTGTCTGGGGGAGCTGATCAATTCAGATTAGTTGTTACTGTTGAACAGAATGAATCTCTGGTCATGTTTTAAGCTAtgcttgtttggtgtttttttggttttgttatcaGTCTCTATATGCACGGCCAATTTTATTGTCTATGGCTTTTTTCGCCTAAGTAAGTCGGAGATAACTTTGTTTCTTGGTCTTGAATTGTTTCTAAAATTTCCCTGAATTCTGCAGCCGCTTCTTGCAATGTAGAGGACCGTTTGCTAAAAGAAGGCATCCGTTAGTTGACTCTATGGTGGTATCCGAGATAAGAAAATGTATTGATGAGGGCATAGAATTCCAAGGCGAGTTGTTGAACTTTAGGAAAGATGGATCTCCGTTGATGAATAGATTGCGGCTGACTCCTATTTATGGAGACGATGATACTATCACCCATATAATTGGAATCCAGTTCTTTATCGAGACAGACATTGACCTTGGACCTGTTCTTGGTtcttcaacaaaagaaaaatcaatcaatGGGATATACTCAGCTTTAGCCGCTGGGGAGCGCAATGTTTCCCGAGGGATGTGTGGGTTATTTCAGCTAAATGATGAGGTTGTGTCTATGAAGATATTGTCACGCCTGACACCAAGAGACGTTGCGTCTGTCAGTTCTGTATGTCGCAGGCTGTATGTGCTGACAAAGAATGAGGATCTTTGGCGAAGGGTTTGTCAGAATGCATGGGGAAGCGAGACAACACGCGTATTAG
It encodes the following:
- the LOC104726289 gene encoding ATPase 3, plasma membrane-type, with protein sequence MASGLEDIVNENIDLEKIPIEEVFQQLKCSREGLSGAEGENRLQIFGPNKLEEKKESKLLKFLGFMWNPLSWVMEAAAIMAIALANGGGKPPDWQDFVGIVCLLVINSTISFIEENNAGNAAAALMAGLAPKTKVLRDGKWSEQEASILVPGDIVSIKLGDIIPADARLLEGDALKVDQSALTGESLPATKGPGEEVFSGSTCKQGEIEAVVIATGVHTFFGKAAHLVDSTNQVGHFQKVLTAIGNFCICSIAVGIVIELIVMYPIQRRHYRDGIDNLLVLLIGGIPIAMPTVLSVTMAIGSHKLSQQGAITKRMTAIEEMAGMDVLCSDKTGTLTLNKLSVDKNLIEVCARGVEKDEVLLFAARASRVENQDAIDAAMVGMLADPKEARAGIREIHFFPFNPVDKRTALTYIDGNGNWHRVSKGAPEQILDLCNARPDLRKRVHSAIDKYAERGLRSLAVARQTVPEKTKESSGSPWEFVGVLPLFDPPRHDSAETIRRALELGVNVKMITGDQLAIAKETGRRLGMGTNMYPSASLLGNHKDEAIAHLPVEELIEKADGFAGVFPEHKYEIVKKLQEKKHICGMTGDGVNDAPALKKADIGIAVADATDAARGASDIVLTEPGLSVIISAVLTSRAIFQRMKNYTIYAVSITIRIVFGFMLIALIWKFDFSPFMVLIIAILNDGTIMTISKDRVKPSPTPDSWKLKEIFATGVVLGGYMAIVTVIFFWAAYKTDFFPRTFHVKDIRGSDHEMMSALYLQVSIVSQALIFVTRSRGWSFAERPGYLLLIAFWVAQAIATLIAVYGSWEFARIKGIGWGWAGVIWLFSIVFYFPLDIMKFAIRYILAGTAWNNLIDNKTAFTTKQNYGIEEREAQWAHAQRTLHGLQNTETANVLPEKGGYRELSEIANQAKRRAEIARLRELHTLKGHVESVVKLKGLDIETAGHYTV